A portion of the Pedobacter cryoconitis genome contains these proteins:
- a CDS encoding transketolase family protein, producing MKKYTYSEKKDTRSGFGAGLHEAGQKNPNVVALCADLKGSLKMDAFADEFPERFIQIGIAEANMIGIAAGMTIGGKIPFTGTFANFSTGRVYDQIRQSVAYSNKNVKICASHAGLTLGEDGATHQILEDIGLMKMLPGMVVINPCDYNQTKAATLAIAEYEGPVYLRFGRPSIPVFTDPDQKFEIGKAWMVNEGTDVTIVATGHMVWKAIEAGEQLAALGIDAEIINIHTIKPLDEEAILKSLQKTGCVVTCEEHNKFGGLGESVARLLSTELPSPQEFVAVNDSFGESGTPDQLMTKYGLDTINIVEAVQKVIKRKK from the coding sequence ATGAAAAAATATACATATTCAGAAAAAAAAGATACCCGTTCTGGTTTTGGTGCTGGTTTACATGAAGCTGGTCAGAAAAACCCGAATGTGGTTGCACTTTGTGCAGATCTGAAAGGCTCTTTGAAAATGGATGCTTTCGCAGATGAATTTCCTGAAAGATTTATACAGATCGGAATTGCTGAAGCAAATATGATCGGAATTGCTGCAGGTATGACTATTGGTGGAAAAATCCCTTTTACAGGTACTTTCGCTAACTTTTCTACAGGAAGAGTTTATGACCAGATCAGACAATCTGTTGCTTATTCTAATAAAAACGTTAAAATCTGTGCTTCTCATGCTGGTTTAACTTTAGGTGAAGACGGTGCAACCCACCAGATTCTTGAAGATATAGGTTTGATGAAAATGTTACCTGGAATGGTGGTCATCAATCCTTGTGATTATAATCAAACTAAAGCTGCTACTTTAGCTATCGCTGAGTATGAAGGCCCTGTTTATCTGCGTTTCGGCAGACCTAGTATTCCTGTATTTACTGATCCTGATCAAAAATTTGAAATCGGTAAAGCATGGATGGTCAACGAAGGTACTGATGTAACTATCGTTGCAACCGGACATATGGTTTGGAAAGCAATTGAGGCTGGTGAGCAGTTAGCTGCTTTAGGTATTGATGCAGAAATTATAAACATTCATACCATTAAACCGTTAGATGAAGAGGCAATCTTAAAGTCACTTCAGAAAACAGGTTGTGTAGTGACTTGTGAAGAGCACAATAAATTTGGTGGATTAGGTGAAAGTGTTGCGCGTTTATTGTCAACTGAACTTCCTTCTCCACAAGAATTTGTGGCTGTGAATGATAGTTTTGGCGAAAGCGGGACACCGGATCAATTGATGACCAAATATGGACTGGATACAATCAACATTGTTGAAGCAGTACAAAAAGTTATAAAAAGAAAAAAATAA
- a CDS encoding RNA polymerase sigma factor: MKQVEDDEIIAKFSEERTRNEAFNLLITKYQEKTYWHIRRLVIDHDDADDLVQEVFIKVWKNLSKFRSDSKLYTWIYRIATNDCITFLNKKKQRNNIPLDDVSAELSESLVASSYFNGDKIQMKLQQALLTLPEKQRLIFNMKYYDELKYEEISDILGTSVGALKASFHIAVKKIEVFMLNEDITF; the protein is encoded by the coding sequence ATGAAGCAGGTTGAAGATGATGAAATAATAGCGAAATTCTCTGAAGAGCGCACACGCAATGAAGCCTTTAACCTGCTTATCACAAAATACCAGGAAAAAACTTACTGGCATATCCGCCGCCTTGTTATTGACCATGATGATGCGGATGATCTTGTCCAGGAAGTTTTTATCAAAGTCTGGAAGAATCTTTCCAAATTCAGAAGTGACTCTAAATTGTATACCTGGATTTACAGGATCGCAACAAATGATTGCATTACCTTTTTAAATAAGAAAAAACAGCGCAACAATATTCCGCTGGACGATGTTTCTGCTGAATTGTCTGAAAGTCTTGTTGCTTCTTCTTATTTCAATGGAGATAAAATCCAGATGAAGTTGCAACAGGCATTATTGACACTACCAGAGAAACAGCGGCTTATTTTTAATATGAAATACTACGACGAACTCAAGTATGAAGAAATTTCTGATATTCTGGGCACGTCTGTAGGTGCTTTAAAAGCTTCCTTCCATA